A single genomic interval of Terriglobus albidus harbors:
- the pdxA gene encoding 4-hydroxythreonine-4-phosphate dehydrogenase PdxA: MSIGAIRPRLAITLGDPAGVGAEVTLKALQDSKITSLAHFVILGDMPAVKVAEECTGVRLTDLPVEFLDCGTLPASERVEPGALRAKYGAAAMRYVHDATLMCLRGEADAMVTAPLNKEAVTLNGLHFSGHTEYIAELCNNTDSRMLLAGEKLSVVHVSTHISLREATNLSTPRITRTIELGYEAMRLLGKAKPRIAVCGLNPHAGEHGLFGNEDQAFIAPAVAACQARGWDVEGPVAPDTIFYRAARGSHDLIVAMYHDQGHIPMKLLDFETTVNMSLGIPIIRTSVDHGTAFDIAGKNLAGAANMKAAIRMAATMARTRILQPQTV; the protein is encoded by the coding sequence TTGAGCATCGGAGCAATCCGCCCACGGCTTGCCATCACACTTGGAGATCCTGCCGGAGTGGGCGCGGAAGTTACGTTGAAAGCCTTGCAGGACAGCAAGATTACTTCCCTTGCGCACTTCGTCATTCTTGGCGATATGCCAGCGGTAAAAGTTGCGGAAGAGTGCACAGGCGTTCGTCTCACGGACCTTCCGGTTGAATTCCTCGACTGCGGCACGCTGCCTGCTTCCGAACGAGTGGAGCCTGGCGCCTTACGAGCGAAATACGGTGCGGCCGCGATGCGGTATGTCCACGACGCCACGCTGATGTGCCTTCGTGGCGAGGCGGATGCTATGGTGACTGCACCTCTCAATAAAGAAGCTGTTACCCTCAACGGCCTCCACTTTTCCGGACACACGGAATATATTGCCGAACTCTGCAACAACACAGACTCACGAATGTTGCTTGCGGGAGAAAAGCTTAGCGTCGTACATGTCTCGACTCATATCAGCTTGCGGGAAGCCACAAACCTCAGCACGCCGCGAATTACCCGCACCATTGAACTGGGATACGAGGCGATGCGCCTGCTTGGCAAGGCAAAGCCACGTATCGCGGTCTGTGGCCTGAATCCGCATGCCGGCGAGCATGGACTGTTTGGAAACGAGGATCAGGCATTTATCGCTCCCGCGGTGGCGGCATGTCAGGCACGGGGCTGGGACGTCGAAGGTCCGGTTGCACCAGACACCATCTTCTACCGGGCAGCTAGAGGGTCGCATGATCTTATCGTCGCGATGTATCACGATCAGGGGCATATTCCGATGAAGCTTCTCGACTTCGAGACCACCGTCAATATGTCGCTCGGCATCCCTATTATTCGTACCTCGGTCGACCACGGCACAGCCTTTGACATTGCCGGCAAAAACCTTGCAGGAGCGGCCAATATGAAGGCTGCTATCCGTATGGCAGCAACTATGGCACGTACACGCATACTGCAACCGCAAACGGTCTAA
- a CDS encoding sodium:solute symporter, translating to MHTIDLIVLALYIIGLIGIGIRFARKQHTTDDYFVAGRSIPGWAMGLSLLATIITSVTFIAYPGSSYAGDWSLMVPNILFVGVLLLIGSIIVPFFRHVVHMSAYEYFGARFGRLVRLYSSAAFAVGHFSKMGFVFYLLALTLSRMTGWSLTTIILLTALITIFYTLLGGVEAVVWADVVQGFVLWAGILVSLGFLLWLPHQGPHAVLADAWNHGKISLGSTALRFDKPTIIVLVIYGFFFYLQKYTADQTVVQRYLIAKSDRSALRGIVLGAVLCLPVWASFMLIGSLLWSFYRLTGEALPKSITKADQIFPHFLVTHLPAGLSGLFIAALVGSAMAMLASDMNCLSVITVEDFYRFIRPHARDRELLRAGRIIVMLSGLAAAAVALKLAASQGGALQLYYTITAIVAGGLAGLFLLAFLVPRATRTGAITGLVASLIFTTWGVLTEGGKILDLGRWNFTWHDYMLGAIGHVIVLVVGVSASYLLPGKPVATNLTWSGWRNRIHSQQSVHALDVVSPTEECG from the coding sequence ATGCATACGATTGATCTCATCGTTCTCGCGCTTTACATCATCGGCCTGATCGGCATCGGCATCCGTTTTGCGCGCAAGCAGCACACGACCGATGACTATTTCGTCGCGGGTCGTTCCATACCCGGCTGGGCCATGGGGCTATCGTTACTCGCCACCATCATTACCAGTGTGACCTTTATCGCCTATCCGGGCTCTTCCTATGCCGGAGACTGGTCCCTGATGGTGCCCAATATCCTGTTCGTTGGCGTTCTGCTGCTTATCGGGTCCATCATTGTTCCCTTCTTTCGCCATGTCGTCCATATGAGCGCCTATGAGTACTTCGGCGCTCGCTTTGGCAGGCTTGTACGGCTGTACTCTTCAGCCGCATTTGCAGTGGGACATTTCTCGAAGATGGGCTTTGTGTTTTATCTTCTCGCGCTTACGCTCAGCAGGATGACAGGATGGTCGCTTACTACCATCATCCTGCTTACTGCTCTCATTACGATCTTCTATACACTGCTTGGCGGGGTAGAGGCCGTGGTTTGGGCTGATGTCGTACAGGGCTTTGTGCTTTGGGCGGGAATCCTTGTCTCCCTTGGCTTCCTGCTTTGGCTGCCACATCAAGGCCCCCACGCAGTACTGGCAGACGCCTGGAACCACGGAAAAATCAGCCTGGGAAGCACGGCACTTCGTTTCGACAAGCCGACGATCATCGTGCTGGTGATCTACGGTTTCTTTTTCTATCTGCAGAAGTACACGGCAGACCAGACCGTTGTGCAACGCTATCTCATCGCCAAAAGTGATCGCAGTGCGTTGCGAGGAATCGTTCTGGGAGCAGTCCTCTGCTTGCCGGTGTGGGCATCGTTCATGCTTATCGGCAGCCTGCTGTGGAGCTTCTATCGGCTGACCGGAGAGGCACTGCCTAAAAGCATTACCAAGGCGGACCAGATCTTTCCGCACTTTCTGGTCACGCATCTTCCTGCCGGCTTGTCAGGGTTGTTTATCGCCGCCCTGGTGGGTTCGGCAATGGCGATGCTCGCCTCTGATATGAACTGCCTCTCGGTCATCACCGTAGAAGATTTCTATCGATTTATCCGGCCCCATGCCAGAGATCGAGAGCTGCTGCGCGCGGGCCGGATCATTGTTATGTTGAGCGGATTGGCAGCAGCGGCCGTCGCACTCAAACTGGCCGCCAGCCAGGGCGGGGCTCTTCAGCTCTACTACACCATCACCGCCATCGTCGCAGGCGGACTGGCCGGACTGTTTCTACTGGCTTTTCTTGTGCCTCGAGCTACCCGAACAGGAGCCATCACCGGTTTGGTTGCCAGCCTTATCTTTACAACCTGGGGTGTCCTGACGGAAGGTGGCAAGATATTGGATCTTGGAAGATGGAACTTCACCTGGCATGACTACATGCTTGGCGCCATTGGCCACGTCATTGTGCTTGTCGTAGGTGTGTCGGCGAGTTATCTTCTGCCAGGTAAACCGGTTGCAACGAATCTCACATGGAGTGGATGGCGCAACCGCATTCACTCACAACAATCGGTACATGCCTTAGATGTAGTTTCTCCCACGGAGGAGTGCGGATGA
- a CDS encoding HpcH/HpaI aldolase family protein has translation MTRLDQKINQTGSKPLLGVALYSYDPIFLEIAAHMGFQVVWIEMEHAAISFAEAADLCRMAAGTGMLTMIRIPDARRESVLKAAECGPDMIDIPMADSPEDVAELVRYARFAPIGARGFFSVSRALKYGIVDDVPEEQQRLNTELALLAQIETVEAVARVEEIAAIPGVEIFIGPADLAASLGIPGQTGHPRLLEAAEQIIRVARKHDKRVITACGTADFAHWVRLGVDLLFCTNNVVALKAGTQLALNEANKAIAAVNHERNEVSTY, from the coding sequence ATGACTCGCCTTGACCAGAAAATCAATCAAACCGGTAGTAAGCCATTGCTGGGAGTTGCCCTCTACTCGTACGACCCCATCTTCCTCGAGATCGCGGCCCATATGGGATTCCAGGTCGTATGGATCGAGATGGAACATGCAGCTATCAGCTTCGCCGAAGCAGCCGATCTCTGCCGCATGGCCGCGGGTACAGGAATGCTGACAATGATCCGCATCCCCGACGCCCGTCGAGAAAGCGTTCTCAAAGCCGCGGAGTGCGGTCCCGACATGATCGACATCCCGATGGCGGATTCTCCGGAAGACGTCGCGGAGCTTGTCCGCTATGCGCGGTTTGCCCCCATCGGTGCGCGTGGTTTCTTTAGCGTCTCCCGCGCACTGAAGTATGGCATCGTCGACGACGTTCCTGAAGAGCAACAGAGACTTAACACCGAGCTCGCACTACTCGCTCAGATTGAAACCGTAGAAGCGGTTGCGCGCGTGGAAGAAATTGCTGCAATTCCAGGCGTTGAGATCTTCATCGGACCTGCAGACCTCGCAGCCAGCCTCGGCATTCCCGGTCAGACCGGACATCCTCGTCTCCTCGAAGCCGCGGAGCAGATTATCCGCGTTGCTCGCAAACATGACAAACGAGTGATCACGGCCTGCGGCACCGCCGATTTCGCGCACTGGGTCCGCCTCGGTGTAGATCTACTGTTCTGCACGAATAACGTTGTGGCGCTGAAAGCCGGAACACAACTTGCATTGAACGAAGCGAACAAAGCGATCGCCGCCGTAAACCATGAGCGTAACGAGGTGTCCACTTATTGA
- a CDS encoding iron-containing alcohol dehydrogenase, with product MRILTSLQPHRIVFGCGCLTDALEYIASLPEVRIHLVSSPSQRTTIASMQHILDEKGFNVTVDDTISAEPTQAAFANALNKARQANPTCIVGLGGGSPLDVAKLLAAFLHNDQEVEDTFGINLLQGRNCHLICIPTTAGTGSEVSPNAILLDETARLKKGVISPYLVPDATFIDPELTRSLPPQVTAFTGMDALTHCIEAYTNRFAHPLVDLYALEGIRLCATFLARAVANGNDIEAREGMARASLYGGLCLGPVNTAAVHALAYPLGGEFHVPHGLSNAVLLPAVFRFNCEASPDRHAAVALALGVQQHASVSETAQAGAKALAALSRLCGLDCDLRRYGVVSETVPRMAEMAMTVTRLLRNNPREVTHADAEKLYRESLNL from the coding sequence ATGCGCATTCTTACCTCCCTACAGCCGCACCGCATTGTTTTTGGTTGTGGATGCCTGACCGATGCCCTGGAATATATCGCCTCTCTGCCAGAGGTACGAATACACCTGGTATCCTCTCCCTCCCAGCGGACGACGATCGCATCCATGCAACACATTCTGGACGAAAAGGGCTTCAACGTTACGGTGGACGATACCATCTCCGCCGAGCCGACGCAGGCGGCCTTCGCTAATGCCCTGAACAAGGCTAGGCAAGCCAACCCCACATGCATCGTCGGGCTTGGCGGAGGAAGCCCTCTGGACGTAGCAAAGTTATTGGCTGCGTTCCTGCACAACGATCAGGAGGTCGAGGATACGTTCGGAATCAACCTTCTCCAGGGACGTAACTGTCATCTGATATGCATTCCCACTACGGCAGGCACAGGCAGTGAGGTCAGCCCTAACGCGATTCTTCTCGATGAAACGGCACGTCTGAAAAAGGGTGTCATCAGTCCCTATCTCGTCCCCGACGCTACCTTCATTGACCCCGAACTTACGCGCTCGCTTCCGCCCCAGGTAACTGCCTTCACGGGCATGGACGCGCTGACACATTGCATCGAAGCGTATACCAACAGATTTGCGCATCCGCTTGTCGACCTGTACGCGCTCGAAGGTATCCGGCTCTGCGCGACCTTCCTCGCCCGGGCGGTGGCGAATGGCAATGACATCGAAGCTCGTGAAGGGATGGCCCGAGCCAGCCTCTACGGTGGCCTCTGCCTGGGTCCGGTCAACACTGCCGCCGTGCATGCCCTTGCTTATCCTCTGGGCGGTGAGTTCCATGTGCCGCACGGACTGTCGAATGCCGTTTTGTTACCCGCGGTCTTCCGCTTCAACTGCGAGGCCTCGCCAGATCGTCATGCCGCCGTCGCCCTTGCCCTTGGTGTGCAACAGCATGCGAGCGTATCTGAAACTGCCCAGGCGGGAGCAAAGGCTCTTGCTGCACTTTCGCGGTTGTGCGGGCTGGATTGCGATCTGCGGAGGTATGGCGTAGTAAGCGAAACAGTTCCCCGCATGGCTGAAATGGCGATGACCGTCACCAGATTGCTGCGCAATAATCCTCGCGAAGTGACACATGCAGACGCGGAAAAGCTTTATCGTGAGAGCCTGAATTTATAA